A genomic segment from Thermotoga neapolitana DSM 4359 encodes:
- the lgt gene encoding prolipoprotein diacylglyceryl transferase encodes MKRTLTALLVVLGVLLLSIFLVKVFSGEILVRRYIFRIGGFELRWYSTLILTGFLLSYFLARKRAKKEGINVEEFDELVFYGAIFGIVGARLYYVLFNLRYYRSFWDVLKIWEGGLAIHGAIIGALITGFLYIVFKRPSFSFLQATDLFTSVLPLGQAIGRWGNFFNYEAFGVPTNLPWKMFVPEPYRPVLYRDYSFFHPTFLYESVWDLLVFFMLSVYYRKYRKRPGEITCLYFLLYSLGRIMIERLRVDSLMMGNIRAAQLLSAVLILLGFTGFLILRSSRVSKTVF; translated from the coding sequence ATGAAGAGGACCCTGACAGCGTTACTGGTCGTTCTTGGGGTTCTTCTTCTTTCGATCTTCCTTGTGAAGGTGTTCAGTGGCGAGATTCTTGTGAGAAGATACATCTTCAGAATCGGCGGTTTTGAACTTCGATGGTATTCAACCCTCATCCTGACAGGATTTCTCCTCAGCTATTTCCTGGCCAGAAAAAGGGCAAAGAAAGAAGGAATCAATGTGGAAGAGTTCGACGAACTGGTCTTCTATGGAGCAATTTTTGGCATCGTGGGAGCCCGGCTCTATTACGTTCTCTTCAACCTGAGATACTACAGGAGTTTCTGGGACGTTTTGAAGATCTGGGAGGGTGGTCTTGCCATACACGGAGCCATAATCGGTGCTCTGATAACGGGTTTTCTCTACATCGTTTTTAAGAGGCCTTCCTTTTCATTTTTGCAGGCAACGGATCTTTTCACCTCCGTTCTTCCACTGGGACAGGCGATAGGCAGATGGGGCAACTTTTTCAACTACGAGGCCTTTGGAGTGCCAACGAATCTTCCCTGGAAGATGTTCGTTCCTGAACCTTACAGGCCCGTTCTGTACAGGGATTACTCCTTTTTCCATCCAACCTTTCTGTACGAATCTGTCTGGGACCTTCTGGTGTTTTTTATGTTGAGCGTGTATTACAGAAAATACCGCAAGAGACCGGGGGAGATAACCTGCCTTTATTTTCTTTTATACTCCCTTGGAAGGATCATGATAGAAAGACTCAGGGTCGACAGTCTGATGATGGGCAACATAAGGGCTGCTCAACTTTTGAGCGCTGTTTTGATTCTTCTGGGTTTCACAGGCTTTCTGATTCTGAGATCTTCGAGAGTATCGAAAACAGTTTTCTGA
- a CDS encoding DUF370 domain-containing protein translates to MSFVSFGRKVFLPRERIVAVMPVSTAMEKKLKNIDFYANKIINATFGKQAKTAVIMDSGHVVLIPTRYRIAVRVIWGRRRR, encoded by the coding sequence GTGAGCTTTGTTTCCTTTGGAAGGAAGGTCTTCCTTCCTCGAGAACGAATCGTTGCGGTGATGCCCGTCAGCACTGCCATGGAAAAGAAGTTGAAAAATATAGACTTCTACGCAAACAAAATAATAAACGCCACTTTCGGCAAGCAGGCGAAAACGGCGGTCATCATGGACAGCGGTCACGTGGTTCTCATTCCCACAAGGTACAGGATAGCGGTTCGTGTCATATGGGGAAGGAGGAGAAGATGA
- a CDS encoding flavin reductase family protein: MDALGKLYTSTAIVTVNVDGKMNGITVAWVTRVSWQPPMVAVSIGKTRYTRELLDKSDSFAVCILGKDAKEIAEYFGTVSGRTTDKFKKYSYTMSEGNLPIPEGTIAYLECEKAGRFEAGDHIVYVGTVRRQKLLKDEQPLLFGEHRLI; the protein is encoded by the coding sequence ATGGACGCACTGGGAAAACTCTACACTTCCACCGCTATAGTTACGGTGAACGTCGATGGTAAAATGAACGGTATCACCGTGGCGTGGGTGACGAGGGTGTCCTGGCAACCTCCCATGGTGGCGGTTTCCATAGGAAAGACGAGGTACACGAGGGAACTCCTCGACAAGTCGGACTCTTTCGCCGTCTGTATATTGGGAAAGGACGCAAAAGAAATCGCAGAGTACTTCGGAACTGTTTCCGGAAGAACAACCGACAAATTCAAAAAATACTCCTACACAATGAGTGAAGGAAACCTTCCGATTCCAGAGGGAACGATCGCATATCTTGAGTGCGAAAAAGCGGGCAGGTTCGAAGCGGGAGATCACATCGTCTACGTTGGAACGGTGAGAAGGCAAAAGCTGCTGAAAGACGAACAACCACTTCTGTTTGGAGAACACAGGCTGATATAG
- a CDS encoding alkaline phosphatase, translating to MRRLIVLVLALLLVAFSFSQVKNIIYFIGDGMGLSQAYLTSLIEGRPLSFMKTPYTGLVKTHSVDSWVTDSAAAGTALASGFKTKNGMINVLPDGTRVPTIFEIAKAYGAKTGIVVTCRVTHATPAAFYAHVKSRSEENEIARQLVESETVDLVMGGGWANFLPESLGGKRSDGLNLIEMAKKKGYVYVTKKEDLMKLPENTEKVLALFAPSHLDPASSREEQPMLYEMVKKALEILSNDEEPFFLMVEGSQIDWEAHDNDIYGVWKEVVEFDRAVQVALDFALKRGDTLVIVTADHETGGLALSSGDYRVDVDRIRKFSKTTDWILANYSLKDRESFKKAIEKYFGLTLSDSDLDRITSSNNSKVELGRVLSEKVNVGWTTTSHSGVPVPIYAFGPGAENFTGFLDNTDIPRIMMKLAGYSLQYPLVKEPVK from the coding sequence GTGAGAAGACTCATCGTGCTGGTTCTGGCTCTTTTGCTGGTTGCTTTTTCATTTTCACAGGTGAAGAACATCATCTACTTCATCGGAGACGGAATGGGACTTTCACAGGCGTATCTCACGAGTCTGATCGAGGGAAGACCGCTCTCGTTCATGAAAACCCCTTACACAGGTCTTGTGAAGACCCACTCTGTGGACAGCTGGGTGACGGATTCTGCCGCCGCGGGAACTGCTCTGGCAAGCGGTTTTAAGACGAAAAACGGTATGATCAACGTTCTTCCCGACGGCACAAGGGTTCCCACCATCTTTGAGATAGCAAAAGCATATGGAGCCAAAACGGGCATCGTTGTCACCTGCAGAGTGACACATGCGACACCGGCAGCCTTCTATGCGCATGTCAAAAGCAGAAGCGAAGAAAACGAGATAGCAAGGCAACTCGTGGAAAGTGAAACAGTGGATCTGGTCATGGGAGGAGGATGGGCAAACTTTCTTCCTGAAAGCCTTGGTGGTAAAAGATCGGACGGTCTCAATCTCATCGAAATGGCGAAGAAAAAGGGCTACGTCTATGTGACAAAAAAGGAAGATCTGATGAAACTTCCAGAGAACACCGAAAAGGTCCTGGCGCTTTTTGCGCCGAGCCATCTTGACCCAGCAAGCAGTAGAGAGGAACAGCCCATGCTCTACGAAATGGTGAAGAAGGCCCTGGAAATACTCTCAAATGATGAAGAGCCCTTCTTCCTCATGGTGGAAGGTTCTCAGATCGATTGGGAAGCACACGACAACGATATCTACGGTGTTTGGAAAGAAGTCGTGGAGTTCGACAGAGCGGTTCAGGTGGCTCTCGACTTTGCCCTCAAAAGAGGAGATACCCTCGTGATCGTGACAGCAGACCATGAAACAGGAGGTCTTGCACTCTCTTCGGGTGACTACAGGGTTGATGTGGACAGAATCAGAAAGTTCTCAAAGACCACCGACTGGATCTTGGCGAATTACTCTTTGAAAGATCGCGAAAGTTTCAAAAAGGCCATCGAAAAATACTTCGGTCTGACTCTGTCCGACTCGGATCTCGACAGAATCACCTCTTCAAACAATTCCAAAGTAGAACTCGGAAGGGTGTTGAGCGAAAAGGTGAACGTTGGCTGGACCACCACATCACACTCCGGTGTTCCGGTCCCCATCTATGCATTCGGTCCCGGTGCGGAGAACTTCACAGGATTTCTGGACAACACCGATATCCCGAGGATCATGATGAAACTCGCTGGATACTCCCTTCAGTATCCACTCGTGAAAGAACCTGTGAAATGA
- the pheA gene encoding prephenate dehydratase — protein sequence MHIRGKGPLTESLKKELIGTVWELTDSILQAELVVSEDLLDVDLSGKAVVDLYPFKDKSVAFYRERSVPFVSIFPVFYKEFAFSEFYVLEKSEDERITTFLDFLKNLGIILKDVSWGEYKEILEKYSVLLFLARALKDSFLMGYASHLLNWREETGNFLALAEKVIPRLKDNDFPVEHSELIGEFSKLFRPPVSLNEMRHKIRLIDFVTLGLIDERMKVAKRIAEEKKKTDSPVDLREVEEQKVKEILDRTSLNPVRVRRVFEEIMKLAKEEEYRLLGISKTVAVLGPMGSFSDEMALKLIGSRIPIKYCASTDEIIRMVEKGEADYGIVPIENSTHGTVIPVLDALLNHEVEVFGEAKLEVHHCLVAKRRLDLKEIKRIYSHPQAISQSLGFINAYLPHAEIRYTTSTSDAVNLLDDESAAIMSENAARMYGLFILRKSIQDLKEKNITRFYIIRRKTGKMEGKYTSLFFGVQDKPGALKAVLDVFANKGMNLRKLESRPARTFLGDYVFFVEVEAPLGKEDLKDLEKVTAFYKIIGVFDEIEELDVFE from the coding sequence GTGCACATACGCGGAAAAGGTCCCCTGACAGAATCCCTGAAGAAAGAGTTAATAGGTACTGTCTGGGAACTCACAGATTCGATCCTTCAGGCCGAACTTGTGGTATCTGAGGATCTTTTGGATGTGGACCTTTCCGGAAAAGCCGTTGTGGATCTTTATCCATTCAAAGATAAGTCTGTAGCGTTCTATAGAGAAAGGTCTGTTCCCTTTGTCAGCATCTTTCCCGTTTTTTACAAGGAGTTCGCATTCTCAGAGTTTTACGTCCTCGAAAAGAGCGAGGATGAACGTATCACCACGTTTCTGGACTTTTTGAAGAATCTTGGAATTATCCTGAAGGACGTTTCCTGGGGAGAGTACAAAGAGATTCTGGAGAAGTATTCTGTTCTTCTTTTCCTTGCTCGCGCACTGAAAGATTCTTTTCTTATGGGGTATGCTTCTCACCTTCTGAACTGGAGGGAGGAAACTGGTAACTTTCTGGCTCTGGCAGAAAAGGTCATCCCTCGATTGAAAGACAACGACTTTCCCGTCGAACACAGCGAGTTGATAGGTGAGTTTTCAAAACTCTTCAGACCTCCTGTCAGTTTGAACGAGATGAGGCACAAGATCAGGCTTATAGATTTTGTAACATTAGGTTTGATCGATGAAAGAATGAAAGTCGCAAAAAGAATCGCAGAGGAGAAGAAAAAGACAGATTCTCCCGTGGACCTCAGAGAGGTTGAAGAGCAGAAAGTGAAAGAGATTCTGGACAGGACCAGCTTGAACCCTGTGCGTGTGAGACGTGTATTTGAGGAGATCATGAAACTTGCGAAAGAGGAAGAATACAGACTACTTGGTATTTCAAAGACGGTGGCAGTCCTCGGTCCTATGGGGAGCTTCAGTGATGAGATGGCTTTGAAACTGATCGGCTCGAGGATACCGATAAAGTACTGTGCCTCAACGGACGAGATCATAAGGATGGTGGAGAAAGGAGAAGCAGATTATGGAATCGTTCCAATAGAGAACTCCACCCACGGAACGGTGATTCCTGTGCTGGATGCCCTGCTGAACCACGAAGTGGAAGTATTCGGTGAGGCAAAACTGGAGGTTCATCACTGCCTTGTTGCAAAAAGAAGGCTCGATCTGAAAGAGATCAAGAGGATTTACTCTCATCCTCAGGCGATCTCACAATCCCTTGGTTTTATCAACGCTTATCTGCCCCACGCGGAGATCCGTTACACCACCTCAACGAGCGACGCGGTGAATCTACTCGACGATGAATCTGCTGCCATCATGTCAGAAAATGCAGCCAGGATGTACGGTCTGTTCATTCTGAGAAAGAGTATCCAGGATTTAAAAGAAAAGAACATCACAAGATTTTACATCATAAGGCGAAAGACGGGTAAGATGGAGGGAAAGTACACATCGTTGTTCTTCGGTGTTCAGGACAAACCCGGGGCTTTGAAAGCGGTTTTGGATGTCTTTGCAAACAAGGGAATGAATCTGAGAAAACTGGAATCAAGACCAGCCAGAACGTTTCTTGGAGATTACGTGTTCTTCGTGGAAGTGGAGGCACCTCTTGGCAAGGAAGACCTGAAAGATCTCGAAAAGGTAACAGCGTTCTACAAGATAATCGGGGTGTTCGATGAGATCGAAGAACTGGACGTGTTTGAATGA
- a CDS encoding DUF4914 family protein: MKTAVLNRFVFSDEVKDIIESASEIIIPESRKEILELATGNKDVFEVGYDVPGKGFVVEATVTRCRNGLVVNYPEPYMRRRDPDALVVGDNKETDKPRFKDRFGKDFEPIRQETFDWLKKQELILLPFMAGGYDYGYPAVLIAPKNAGFFVGGLADLQFFVPASKIPENFKPRLYMFLAPPFRHTHFNGKQVVVHYRHNSHYEIFSYNLYPGPSAKKGVYGFLLYIGEKEKWVTAHASAVKVITPYENELVIMHEGASGGGKSEILEEIHREPDGRIKLAENLITGEKFYIELKETCALQPVADDMFMCHPKLQTGKKLVAKDAEAGWFIRVDHITEYGSAPDLERLTIHPPEPLIFLNIHAVPDSTALIWEHIEDEPGKPCPNPRVIIPKRFMKNAISDPVEVDVRSFGVRTPPCTKEKPTYGIIGLMQVLPPAIAWLWRLVAPRGFANPSIVGTKGMTSEGVGSFWPFSSGKMVRLANILLEQIIDTPGTRYILVPNQHIGVYKVGFMPEWIAREYLSRRGGVKFKPNQLVPSKCALLGFSLKEMKIEGITIPKELLQPHLQPELGEEAYEKGAQQLRDFFKRELKKFLTEDLNPVGREIIQCCLDDGSLEDYLKIIPMNF; encoded by the coding sequence GTGAAAACAGCCGTTCTGAACAGATTCGTGTTTTCCGACGAAGTTAAGGATATCATAGAGAGCGCTTCAGAAATAATAATACCAGAAAGCAGAAAAGAAATTCTTGAACTTGCAACAGGCAATAAAGACGTTTTTGAAGTGGGATACGACGTTCCAGGAAAAGGCTTCGTAGTGGAAGCAACCGTTACACGTTGCAGAAATGGCCTGGTGGTGAATTATCCTGAACCATACATGAGAAGAAGAGATCCAGATGCCCTTGTGGTTGGAGACAATAAGGAAACAGACAAGCCAAGGTTCAAGGACCGATTCGGAAAAGACTTCGAACCTATTCGGCAGGAAACCTTCGACTGGTTGAAAAAACAGGAGTTGATCCTTTTACCCTTCATGGCAGGAGGATACGATTATGGCTATCCGGCCGTTCTGATAGCCCCGAAGAACGCCGGCTTTTTTGTGGGAGGACTGGCAGATCTTCAGTTCTTCGTTCCGGCAAGCAAAATCCCGGAGAATTTCAAGCCGAGGTTGTACATGTTCCTGGCACCCCCCTTCAGACACACCCATTTCAACGGAAAACAGGTGGTGGTCCATTACAGGCACAATTCCCATTACGAGATATTCTCTTACAATCTCTATCCAGGACCAAGTGCGAAGAAAGGAGTCTATGGATTTTTACTCTACATAGGTGAAAAAGAAAAATGGGTCACCGCACACGCTTCTGCGGTGAAGGTGATCACCCCGTACGAAAATGAACTCGTTATCATGCACGAGGGAGCAAGCGGTGGTGGAAAGAGTGAGATACTCGAAGAGATCCACAGAGAACCTGACGGCAGGATAAAACTCGCGGAAAATCTGATAACGGGAGAAAAGTTCTACATAGAACTCAAAGAAACCTGTGCGCTCCAGCCGGTGGCCGACGACATGTTCATGTGCCACCCGAAACTCCAAACGGGGAAAAAACTCGTAGCGAAGGATGCGGAAGCTGGATGGTTTATAAGAGTGGACCACATAACGGAGTACGGAAGTGCTCCAGACTTGGAAAGGCTGACGATACATCCACCTGAACCTTTAATTTTTCTCAACATTCATGCCGTTCCAGATTCAACAGCCCTGATCTGGGAACACATCGAAGATGAACCGGGGAAACCCTGTCCGAACCCGCGTGTCATCATCCCAAAGAGATTCATGAAAAACGCCATCTCCGATCCCGTAGAAGTGGATGTGAGAAGTTTCGGTGTGAGAACACCTCCGTGTACAAAAGAGAAGCCAACGTACGGGATCATCGGCCTTATGCAGGTACTACCCCCCGCAATAGCGTGGCTCTGGAGGCTGGTGGCACCAAGAGGATTCGCCAACCCGAGTATAGTCGGTACGAAGGGAATGACGAGCGAAGGTGTGGGATCTTTCTGGCCGTTCTCTTCCGGAAAGATGGTGAGGCTCGCCAACATTCTTCTTGAGCAGATCATAGACACACCCGGAACCAGGTACATCCTCGTTCCAAACCAACACATAGGAGTCTACAAGGTCGGATTCATGCCGGAGTGGATCGCAAGGGAGTACCTCTCAAGAAGAGGAGGAGTGAAATTCAAACCGAACCAGCTCGTGCCGTCAAAATGTGCTCTGCTTGGATTTTCACTCAAGGAAATGAAGATCGAAGGAATAACGATCCCCAAGGAACTTCTGCAACCACATCTGCAACCGGAATTGGGAGAGGAAGCCTACGAAAAAGGAGCACAGCAACTCAGAGACTTCTTCAAGAGAGAACTCAAAAAATTCCTCACAGAGGATCTGAACCCGGTTGGAAGAGAGATCATCCAGTGCTGCCTCGACGATGGGTCCCTTGAGGATTATCTGAAGATCATTCCCATGAACTTTTAA
- a CDS encoding lactate utilization protein, translated as MSLREDLWLWKKEKIAEHLANSLRKKKHEVWVVKDRREVVEKVKEIVPEGATVAVGGSLTLADTGVLDLLRSGKYNFLDRYSAKTREEVEEIYRKSFWADYYFTSANAITEDGKLVFLDGNGNRVAAVVYGPRNVIVIASVNKVVKDVEEARERLRYISPMNSKRLNLETPCTKTGFCADCSSPQRICDYFLVVESGVRQPGRFKVILTLEDLGL; from the coding sequence GTGAGTCTGAGAGAAGATTTGTGGCTGTGGAAGAAAGAGAAGATCGCTGAGCATTTGGCTAACAGTTTAAGAAAAAAGAAACATGAGGTCTGGGTGGTGAAAGACAGGAGAGAAGTCGTTGAGAAAGTAAAAGAGATCGTTCCAGAAGGCGCAACCGTGGCGGTTGGTGGTTCTCTCACACTGGCTGATACTGGTGTTCTCGATCTTCTGCGCAGTGGAAAATACAACTTCCTTGACAGGTATTCCGCCAAAACCAGAGAGGAAGTGGAGGAGATATACAGAAAGAGTTTCTGGGCTGATTACTACTTCACCAGTGCAAATGCTATAACGGAGGATGGAAAACTGGTCTTTCTCGATGGAAACGGGAACAGGGTGGCAGCGGTTGTCTACGGTCCCAGGAATGTGATCGTGATCGCAAGCGTGAACAAAGTGGTAAAAGATGTCGAAGAAGCAAGAGAGAGGTTGAGGTACATTTCTCCGATGAATTCAAAGCGATTGAATCTGGAAACCCCATGTACGAAGACGGGATTCTGCGCTGACTGTTCTTCTCCCCAGAGAATATGCGATTATTTCTTGGTAGTGGAATCCGGTGTGAGGCAGCCTGGAAGGTTCAAGGTGATCTTGACACTTGAAGACCTTGGACTTTGA
- a CDS encoding YceD family protein, producing MDWKVELAEIEKKKRFFLEGEYKSEGIELDVGFCKFLEPVRVKMVVAKTKDGFTIGGYVHTAIEHPCARCLEPTRVEIKGVIEALYLPESMRKNVKEEKLESLKNIIYYHETEFDLSERIVEAIVVSVPEKVLCKPDCKGLCPHCGTNLNEEPDHRCDKIPVVDSRFEILAKLKDNLENREV from the coding sequence ATGGACTGGAAAGTTGAACTTGCAGAAATTGAAAAGAAAAAACGATTTTTTCTGGAAGGTGAGTACAAAAGTGAAGGAATAGAACTGGATGTGGGTTTTTGTAAGTTCCTGGAGCCGGTTCGGGTGAAGATGGTTGTTGCAAAGACCAAAGATGGATTCACCATCGGTGGGTACGTTCACACAGCGATAGAGCACCCGTGTGCCAGATGTCTGGAACCAACGCGTGTGGAGATAAAAGGTGTGATAGAGGCACTTTATCTTCCAGAGAGCATGCGAAAAAATGTAAAAGAAGAGAAACTTGAATCTTTGAAGAATATCATATACTATCATGAAACGGAATTCGATCTTTCAGAGAGAATCGTTGAAGCGATAGTGGTGAGTGTACCCGAAAAGGTTCTGTGTAAACCGGATTGTAAAGGACTGTGCCCGCACTGCGGAACCAATTTGAACGAAGAACCCGATCACAGGTGTGATAAAATTCCTGTGGTCGACAGTCGATTCGAGATCCTTGCTAAACTGAAGGATAACCTTGAGAACAGGGAGGTATAA
- the rpmF gene encoding 50S ribosomal protein L32, translating into MAVPKQKRSRSRTHHKRAKIYRAISVPLEKCPNCGEYKMPHRVCLHCGYYKGKQVLEIAE; encoded by the coding sequence ATGGCAGTTCCGAAGCAAAAAAGATCCCGATCGAGAACACATCACAAAAGAGCAAAGATCTACAGGGCGATCAGTGTTCCTCTGGAAAAGTGTCCGAACTGCGGAGAGTACAAAATGCCACACAGAGTCTGCCTGCACTGTGGTTACTACAAAGGAAAACAGGTTCTCGAGATAGCGGAGTGA
- the plsX gene encoding phosphate acyltransferase PlsX, producing the protein MKIAVDVMGGDRAPDEILKGALLASKELESEIVLVGPREIVENAGLSFVETTEVVNMDDPPLEVLRKKDSSMHVGLKLVAEGKVDAFVSAGATGPLFLGATSIVGKIKGVERPALGVAVPSLKGFTVLIDAGANAKVRPEHLLDFSLMGIAYARVLGVESPRVGLLNIGSEENKGHEDLRKAFSLLKEHLGDNFYGNVEGHDINLGTVHVVVTDGFSGNVALKTMEGTAKLITSVMKESIKEGGLFSLIGAFLMKKSFDRMRERLDPRTYGGTFILGIRGIVVKAHGSSDAKAIRHAIRVAERGIRMNLVREIERGIPHVRNSGDGR; encoded by the coding sequence GTGAAGATAGCAGTCGATGTGATGGGTGGTGACAGAGCGCCCGATGAAATTTTGAAGGGCGCTCTTTTGGCTTCAAAGGAATTGGAGAGTGAGATCGTCCTCGTAGGACCCAGAGAGATCGTTGAAAATGCGGGTCTTTCGTTTGTTGAGACAACAGAAGTTGTGAACATGGATGATCCACCACTCGAGGTTTTGAGAAAAAAGGACTCATCCATGCACGTCGGTTTGAAACTGGTTGCCGAAGGCAAAGTGGACGCATTTGTGAGTGCCGGAGCAACCGGACCCCTTTTTCTCGGTGCCACTTCCATCGTGGGGAAGATAAAAGGAGTGGAAAGACCAGCCCTTGGCGTGGCGGTTCCTTCTCTCAAAGGCTTCACAGTTTTGATCGATGCAGGAGCGAACGCGAAGGTCAGACCAGAACACCTTCTGGACTTCTCGCTCATGGGAATTGCCTACGCAAGAGTGCTGGGTGTGGAGTCACCAAGAGTGGGGCTTTTGAATATCGGCTCGGAAGAAAACAAAGGTCACGAAGATCTGAGAAAGGCCTTTTCCCTTCTGAAAGAACATCTTGGAGATAACTTTTACGGGAACGTGGAAGGACACGACATAAACCTTGGAACGGTTCATGTGGTAGTGACGGATGGGTTCTCAGGGAACGTTGCTTTGAAGACCATGGAGGGAACGGCAAAGTTGATCACATCTGTGATGAAAGAGTCTATAAAAGAAGGCGGACTTTTTTCTTTGATCGGAGCATTTCTCATGAAAAAGAGCTTTGATCGAATGAGAGAGAGACTCGATCCAAGGACTTACGGAGGAACTTTCATACTCGGTATAAGAGGAATCGTTGTGAAGGCTCACGGTTCCTCGGATGCGAAGGCTATAAGACATGCCATCAGAGTGGCTGAAAGAGGAATCAGGATGAACCTCGTTCGTGAAATTGAGAGGGGGATACC